A region of Pasteurellaceae bacterium Orientalotternb1 DNA encodes the following proteins:
- the metG gene encoding methionine--tRNA ligase (methionine--tRNA ligase; MetRS; adds methionine to tRNA(Met) with cleavage of ATP to AMP and diphosphate; some MetRS enzymes form dimers depending on a C-terminal domain that is also found in other proteins such as Trbp111 in Aquifex aeolicus and the cold-shock protein CsaA from Bacillus subtilis while others do not; four subfamilies exist based on sequence motifs and zinc content) — protein sequence MSNQQRKILVTCALPYANGAIHLGHMLEHIQADIWVRFQRMRGHQIHFVCADDAHGTPIMLNADKLGITPEQLIEKAKADHIADFAGFNISFDNYHSTHSEENRQITRSIYNTLKANGFIKSNVISQLFDPEKNMFLPDRFVKGTCPKCKAEDQYGDNCEVCASTYSPMDLINPRSAVSGATPVVKESEHFFFDLPSFEGMLKEWTRSGSLQPEIANKMQEWFESGLQQWDISRDAPYFGFEIPDTDNKFFYVWLDAPIGYMASFKNLCDRTGLNFDEFWQKDSETELYHFIGKDIVYFHSLFWPAMLEGSGYRKPTNVFAHGYVTVDGQKMSKSRGTFIQASTYLKHLDPECLRYYYAAKLNNRIEDLDFSLEDFVQRVNSDIVNKLVNLASRTAGFINKRFDGKLAAELDDPQLFGEFTAQSEQIAAYYESREFNKAIREIMALADKANKYIDDKAPWVIAKEEGKDAELQAVCSMGLEMFRVLMSYLKPVMPQLAAKAEEFLQTELRWDNIDTPLFNHSIAPFKALFSRLDKKQIDAVIDETKALFAEANKTEIAKKGKEMTACETKVEPIAPEITIDDFAKLDLRVAKVLKCEAVPKSDKLLRFELDLGDHTRQVFSGIKAAYSQPEALEGRFVIMIANLAPRKMSFGLSEGMILSAGTGGADLFLLSADSGVTAGMQVK from the coding sequence ATGTCAAATCAACAACGTAAAATTTTAGTCACTTGTGCCCTGCCGTATGCGAATGGGGCGATCCATTTAGGGCATATGCTCGAACATATTCAAGCGGATATTTGGGTGCGTTTTCAGCGGATGCGTGGGCACCAAATCCATTTCGTTTGTGCCGATGATGCCCACGGCACACCGATTATGCTCAATGCAGATAAACTCGGTATCACACCAGAACAGTTAATCGAAAAAGCCAAAGCCGACCACATTGCCGACTTTGCAGGCTTTAATATCAGTTTTGATAACTACCATTCCACCCATAGCGAAGAAAACCGTCAAATTACCCGTTCAATTTATAACACGTTGAAAGCAAACGGTTTTATTAAGAGCAACGTAATTTCGCAGCTGTTTGATCCAGAAAAAAATATGTTCTTACCAGACCGTTTCGTCAAAGGCACTTGTCCGAAATGTAAAGCAGAAGATCAATATGGCGACAACTGCGAAGTCTGTGCTTCCACTTACAGCCCGATGGACTTAATCAATCCTCGTTCGGCGGTTTCTGGAGCAACGCCCGTAGTGAAAGAGTCGGAGCATTTCTTCTTTGATTTGCCAAGTTTTGAAGGGATGTTGAAAGAATGGACACGTTCAGGTTCATTACAGCCAGAAATCGCCAACAAAATGCAAGAGTGGTTTGAAAGTGGCTTGCAACAATGGGACATCAGCCGTGATGCCCCCTATTTTGGCTTTGAAATTCCCGATACGGACAATAAATTCTTCTATGTGTGGCTTGATGCCCCAATCGGCTATATGGCATCGTTCAAAAACTTATGCGACCGCACAGGGCTGAATTTCGATGAGTTCTGGCAGAAGGATTCCGAAACAGAACTTTACCATTTCATCGGCAAAGACATCGTCTATTTCCACAGTTTGTTCTGGCCTGCGATGTTGGAAGGCAGCGGCTACCGCAAACCAACCAACGTCTTCGCCCACGGCTACGTAACGGTTGATGGACAGAAAATGTCGAAATCCCGCGGCACCTTCATTCAAGCCAGCACTTATCTCAAGCATCTCGATCCAGAATGTTTGCGTTACTACTATGCGGCAAAATTGAACAACCGCATTGAAGATTTAGACTTCAGCCTTGAAGATTTCGTGCAGCGAGTGAATAGCGACATCGTGAACAAACTGGTCAATCTCGCCTCTCGCACCGCGGGTTTTATCAATAAACGTTTTGATGGCAAATTGGCGGCTGAACTCGATGATCCACAACTTTTCGGCGAATTTACCGCACAATCGGAGCAGATCGCTGCTTATTACGAAAGTCGTGAATTTAACAAAGCGATTCGTGAAATTATGGCATTAGCCGACAAAGCCAATAAATACATTGACGACAAAGCCCCGTGGGTGATCGCCAAAGAAGAAGGCAAAGATGCCGAATTACAAGCGGTTTGTTCAATGGGCTTGGAAATGTTCCGTGTGTTAATGAGCTATTTAAAACCAGTTATGCCACAACTTGCCGCCAAAGCAGAAGAGTTCTTACAAACCGAATTACGTTGGGATAACATCGACACGCCATTATTTAACCACAGCATCGCCCCGTTCAAAGCGTTGTTCTCACGCTTAGACAAAAAACAGATCGATGCCGTGATTGACGAAACCAAAGCTTTATTTGCCGAAGCAAACAAAACCGAAATTGCAAAAAAAGGAAAGGAAATGACCGCTTGCGAAACCAAAGTTGAACCGATCGCCCCTGAAATCACCATTGACGATTTCGCCAAACTCGATTTGCGTGTCGCCAAAGTCTTAAAATGCGAAGCCGTGCCGAAATCAGACAAATTGCTCCGTTTCGAACTCGATTTGGGCGACCACACCCGCCAAGTATTCTCTGGCATCAAAGCCGCTTACAGCCAACCTGAAGCATTGGAAGGCCGTTTTGTGATTATGATCGCCAACCTTGCCCCACGCAAAATGTCGTTCGGATTGTCGGAAGGAATGATTTTGTCAGCAGGCACAGGCGGTGCGGATTTATTTCTACTCTCCGCAGATAGTGGTGTTACTGCGGGTATGCAGGTGAAATAA
- a CDS encoding nucleoside-diphosphate kinase, producing MIQQTLSIIKPDATKRNLVGEILAILEQNHFKIKGLKMVHLNQAQAEGFYAEHQGKPFFEPLVEFMMSDPIVVAVIEGENAIERYRALMGATDPEKRKKGTIRDRYALSYRENSVHGSDSENSAKREIAYFFSPNEIIK from the coding sequence ATGATCCAACAAACACTTTCAATCATTAAACCCGATGCGACTAAACGCAATTTGGTGGGAGAAATTTTGGCGATTCTTGAACAAAATCATTTCAAAATCAAAGGATTAAAAATGGTGCATCTCAATCAAGCCCAAGCGGAAGGGTTTTATGCCGAACATCAAGGCAAGCCATTTTTTGAACCATTGGTTGAATTTATGATGTCTGATCCTATCGTGGTGGCGGTGATTGAAGGAGAAAACGCCATTGAACGCTATCGGGCATTGATGGGGGCGACGGATCCTGAAAAACGCAAAAAAGGTACTATTCGTGATCGCTATGCATTGAGTTATCGAGAAAATTCGGTACACGGTTCCGATTCAGAAAATTCAGCAAAACGAGAAATTGCCTATTTTTTCAGCCCAAATGAAATCATAAAGTAA
- a CDS encoding disulfide bond formation protein B, with translation MLNFFKALSLSRGAWLLLALSCAVLEGIALYFQHGMGLNPCVMCIYERLALFAILVSGLIGLLAPRSALVRWIAILIGLFGAIKGLNLALKHTDYQLHPAPWNQCSPFVEFPETLPLNKWFPNLFEATSVDCAKITWKLFELSMPQWLIGIFATYLVILIIVAISQFKRSRTAKGRNLFR, from the coding sequence ATGTTAAACTTTTTTAAAGCACTTTCTCTTAGTCGTGGAGCATGGTTATTGCTTGCGTTAAGTTGTGCTGTCTTAGAAGGAATTGCACTTTATTTCCAACATGGAATGGGGTTAAACCCTTGTGTGATGTGCATCTATGAACGCTTAGCTCTGTTTGCTATTCTCGTTTCAGGGCTAATAGGCTTACTTGCCCCCCGTTCTGCATTGGTACGTTGGATTGCCATTTTGATCGGTCTATTTGGAGCAATTAAAGGATTAAATTTAGCACTCAAACACACTGATTACCAACTGCACCCAGCACCGTGGAATCAATGCTCCCCTTTTGTGGAATTTCCCGAAACCTTGCCGCTAAATAAATGGTTTCCAAACCTATTTGAAGCAACAAGTGTGGATTGTGCCAAAATCACTTGGAAACTCTTTGAGCTAAGTATGCCGCAATGGTTGATTGGTATTTTTGCGACTTACCTTGTGATTTTAATTATCGTCGCTATAAGCCAATTCAAACGCAGTCGTACCGCCAAAGGACGTAATCTCTTTCGCTAA
- a CDS encoding bifunctional PTS fructose transporter subunit IIA/HPr protein gives MLHVSAQNVRLNALAGDKQQAIHLVAEGLVTNGNVAAGYEAGMLARETQTSTFLGNGIAIPHGTLDTRHLVQSTGVQVLQLPNGVEWGEGNTAYVVIGIAAKSDEHLNLLRQLTAILGDEQIAETLAKTQDLDQFIALLSGKSQLPTLSQDLISLNIQSDSLLTLSAINAAVLQENGYVNQTFVSDVIGNIPLSLGNNLYLIDSAKGNQANGIAVARNPQGKTLITVAATDDSLQPQLAKLTKIAFRQQLSIAPADKIVPLFQGKTAVQAVTKYDSILNVGSANGSEGASKSFKGFASNSEQHFANTAPEVTSELEAFFTIKNEHGLHARPSAVLVNEVTKYNATIQVQNLDRESPLVSAKSVMKIVALGVQKGHRLRFVATGEQAQQALDGIGAVIANGLGE, from the coding sequence ATGCTACATGTATCGGCTCAAAATGTTCGGTTAAATGCTTTGGCTGGCGACAAGCAACAAGCCATTCACCTTGTGGCTGAAGGATTAGTGACAAATGGTAATGTGGCGGCAGGCTACGAAGCTGGGATGTTGGCTCGTGAAACGCAGACTTCAACCTTTTTAGGCAACGGCATTGCGATTCCCCACGGTACGCTCGACACTCGCCATTTGGTGCAAAGCACAGGCGTGCAAGTGTTGCAACTCCCAAACGGTGTGGAATGGGGCGAAGGCAATACCGCTTATGTGGTGATTGGGATTGCCGCGAAATCCGATGAGCATTTGAATTTATTGCGTCAGCTCACGGCGATTTTAGGTGATGAACAGATAGCTGAAACGCTCGCCAAAACGCAAGACCTCGATCAATTTATCGCCCTACTTAGCGGCAAATCACAACTTCCAACCCTTTCTCAAGACCTCATTTCCCTCAACATTCAAAGCGACAGCTTGCTCACCCTTTCTGCGATTAACGCCGCCGTTTTGCAAGAAAACGGCTATGTTAATCAAACGTTTGTGAGTGATGTAATCGGCAACATTCCACTTTCTCTCGGCAATAATCTCTATTTAATTGATAGTGCAAAAGGCAATCAAGCCAACGGCATTGCGGTAGCTCGTAATCCGCAGGGCAAAACTTTGATCACTGTAGCGGCAACGGACGATAGTTTGCAACCGCAACTCGCCAAATTAACCAAAATTGCGTTCCGCCAGCAGCTCAGCATTGCACCAGCGGACAAAATTGTCCCCCTATTCCAAGGTAAAACGGCGGTACAAGCGGTCACAAAATACGACAGTATTTTGAACGTTGGCTCTGCCAACGGCTCCGAAGGAGCGAGCAAATCCTTTAAGGGATTTGCGAGTAATTCCGAGCAACATTTTGCAAATACCGCCCCCGAAGTGACGAGCGAGCTAGAAGCGTTCTTCACGATTAAGAATGAACACGGCTTGCACGCCCGTCCAAGTGCGGTGTTGGTCAATGAAGTGACGAAATACAACGCCACCATTCAAGTGCAAAATTTAGACCGAGAAAGTCCGCTTGTGAGTGCGAAAAGCGTGATGAAAATCGTGGCATTGGGCGTGCAAAAAGGACACCGTCTGCGTTTCGTGGCGACGGGCGAACAAGCCCAGCAAGCCTTGGACGGTATTGGTGCAGTGATTGCGAATGGCTTAGGGGAATAG
- a CDS encoding 1-phosphofructokinase — translation MAQQLRIATVTLNPAFDLVGRLARIKIGEVNTVEPLGIYPAGKGINVAKVLADLGVHLSVTGFLGEQNQGDFVQAFQQNGLDDQFYRIDGKTRINVKITETEAEVTDLNFLGVEVCTNSWRKFTALSQRWHTQFDLVAVCGSLPRGVSPEQFADWLKSLKDQDLKVVLDSSNAALTYGLKAQPWLVKPNRRELEVWAGRPLETLDDIITAAQQLRTEGIENVVVSMSEKGSLWLNCEGVLQAQPPRCENIVSTVGAGDSMVAGLIYGFSQGWNKTDTLKFASAISALAVSQSNVGVSDREALERILESVEIVKR, via the coding sequence ATGGCACAACAATTACGCATCGCCACCGTAACGCTCAACCCAGCCTTTGATTTGGTCGGGCGGCTGGCTCGAATTAAAATCGGCGAAGTGAACACGGTGGAACCCCTTGGCATTTACCCTGCTGGCAAAGGTATCAATGTTGCCAAAGTGTTGGCGGATTTGGGTGTGCATTTGAGCGTCACTGGCTTTTTAGGCGAGCAAAATCAAGGGGATTTTGTGCAAGCCTTCCAACAAAATGGTTTGGACGATCAGTTTTATCGTATTGACGGCAAAACTCGCATCAATGTCAAAATCACCGAAACCGAGGCAGAGGTAACCGATCTCAACTTTTTGGGCGTTGAGGTCTGCACAAATAGTTGGCGAAAATTTACCGCACTTTCGCAGCGTTGGCATACCCAGTTTGATTTAGTCGCCGTATGCGGCTCACTGCCTCGTGGTGTCAGCCCTGAACAGTTCGCCGACTGGCTGAAATCCTTAAAAGATCAAGACTTGAAAGTGGTACTCGACAGCAGCAATGCGGCACTCACATACGGCTTAAAAGCACAGCCTTGGCTGGTCAAACCCAACCGCCGTGAGCTGGAAGTTTGGGCTGGTCGCCCGTTAGAAACACTGGACGACATCATCACAGCCGCCCAACAACTGCGAACAGAAGGGATCGAAAATGTGGTCGTCTCAATGAGTGAAAAGGGCTCGCTCTGGCTCAATTGCGAAGGCGTACTTCAAGCCCAACCACCCCGCTGCGAAAACATAGTCAGCACCGTAGGGGCTGGCGATTCAATGGTCGCAGGGTTAATCTATGGCTTCTCGCAAGGCTGGAACAAAACCGACACCCTCAAATTCGCCAGTGCCATCTCCGCCCTTGCGGTTTCACAAAGTAATGTGGGCGTGAGTGATCGAGAGGCGTTAGAGCGGATTTTGGAAAGCGTTGAGATCGTAAAACGTTAA
- a CDS encoding anthranilate synthase component 2 (catalyzes the formation of anthranilate from chorismate and glutamine; functions in tryptophan biosynthesis), with translation MLLLIDNHDSFTFNLVDLLRKIGVKVEVVSVENLDLNAVENFSHIMISPGPDVPRAYPQLFEMLARYHQTKSIFGVCLGHQTICEFFGGTLYNLNTVRHGHQRLLTQTSVNPLFNELPQTFNVGLYHSWAISQNSLQNTPLVATAFCDQDVLMAVKHSSLRIYGVQFHPESFITEYGEQILRNWLKN, from the coding sequence ATGTTACTGCTGATTGATAATCACGATTCTTTTACGTTCAATTTAGTCGATTTACTGCGGAAAATCGGTGTGAAAGTGGAAGTGGTGTCTGTTGAGAATTTAGATCTCAATGCTGTGGAAAACTTCAGCCACATTATGATTTCCCCTGGCCCTGATGTACCGAGAGCTTACCCACAACTATTTGAAATGTTGGCACGTTATCATCAAACCAAATCTATTTTTGGGGTTTGCTTAGGACACCAAACTATTTGCGAATTTTTTGGTGGGACATTATATAATTTGAACACCGTTCGTCATGGACATCAACGTTTGCTCACCCAAACGAGTGTCAATCCACTGTTTAACGAACTTCCCCAAACTTTTAATGTCGGGCTTTATCATTCGTGGGCGATTTCGCAAAATTCTCTGCAAAACACACCGCTTGTAGCCACGGCATTTTGTGATCAAGATGTGCTAATGGCTGTGAAACATTCGTCTTTACGCATTTACGGCGTACAATTTCACCCTGAATCATTTATCACTGAATATGGAGAACAAATTCTGCGAAATTGGCTAAAAAATTAA
- a CDS encoding recombinase RmuC: MVIEEIWFYIALAILSCLVIFLFFLQSKYQQNWQHVQHKYEQLSVEKIQVEQFAIQQQMRAESTLERLNERDAAISQLQQKITIAENQENQLEGYINELKERVGAAQAKAESLDEQLHTKSNQLNLKEKENQTLQQQLSKVQQDFAELRTTLAEKQANFERQQQNFIEVRQQLNAEFQHLAQQILDEKSKSFAQTNQSALDLLLKPFKEQIEGFQKRVNEVHSEAIKGNANLEAEIKRVLEIGLSMSQEAQNLTTALKGNNKVAGNWGEIQLESALQMAGLLAGDHYVAQESYRDDEGKRFAPDFVVNLPDQKHLILDSKVSLLAYDQAVRSDENFAIQKALDEHCRSLKNHIDGLSKKNYSSLIGIKSPDFVLMFIPIEPAYIEAMKHDPQLFNYGYERNVIMVSHTTLMPILRTVANLWRIERGNAEAREISEKAGDIYNQVCMIAERLAKLGSTLSAASNQYNQTVTALVGRQGLVGKVERFQQLSSKASQVLPQVELLETDWDTTRLQLIAEKPTEQEQ, from the coding sequence ATGGTTATTGAAGAAATTTGGTTTTACATTGCGTTAGCGATATTGAGTTGTTTAGTGATTTTTCTGTTTTTTCTACAATCGAAATATCAGCAAAATTGGCAGCACGTTCAGCACAAATATGAACAACTTTCTGTAGAAAAGATACAAGTTGAACAATTTGCTATTCAACAACAAATGCGAGCAGAATCCACTCTAGAGCGGTTAAATGAACGCGATGCCGCCATTTCTCAACTACAGCAAAAGATCACAATTGCAGAAAATCAAGAAAACCAGTTAGAGGGTTACATCAATGAGTTGAAAGAACGAGTCGGTGCGGCTCAAGCGAAAGCAGAAAGTTTAGATGAGCAGTTGCATACTAAAAGTAACCAATTGAATTTAAAAGAGAAAGAGAATCAAACGCTACAACAACAGCTTTCCAAAGTACAACAAGATTTTGCGGAACTTCGCACAACTCTCGCAGAAAAACAGGCAAATTTTGAGCGGCAACAGCAGAATTTTATTGAAGTTCGCCAGCAACTCAATGCGGAATTTCAACATTTAGCCCAACAAATTTTGGACGAGAAAAGCAAATCCTTTGCTCAAACCAATCAATCGGCATTAGATTTATTGCTCAAACCGTTCAAAGAACAGATTGAAGGCTTCCAAAAACGGGTGAATGAAGTTCATTCGGAAGCGATTAAAGGCAACGCCAATTTAGAAGCCGAAATTAAACGTGTGCTTGAGATTGGTTTATCGATGTCGCAAGAAGCACAAAATCTGACTACCGCCCTAAAAGGTAACAACAAAGTCGCCGGTAACTGGGGCGAAATTCAGTTAGAGAGTGCATTACAAATGGCAGGATTATTAGCAGGCGACCACTATGTTGCACAAGAAAGCTACCGTGATGATGAAGGTAAACGCTTTGCGCCTGATTTTGTGGTGAACCTTCCTGACCAGAAACATCTGATTTTAGACAGTAAAGTCTCACTATTAGCCTATGATCAAGCGGTCAGATCCGATGAAAATTTTGCAATTCAAAAAGCCCTTGATGAGCATTGCCGATCGTTAAAAAACCATATTGACGGGCTATCTAAGAAAAATTATAGCAGCCTGATTGGCATTAAAAGCCCTGACTTTGTGCTGATGTTTATCCCGATTGAACCTGCCTATATTGAAGCGATGAAACACGATCCACAACTTTTCAATTACGGCTACGAACGCAATGTAATTATGGTTTCGCACACGACACTAATGCCGATTTTACGCACTGTAGCGAACCTATGGCGAATTGAACGAGGTAATGCCGAAGCCAGAGAAATCAGTGAAAAAGCGGGCGATATTTACAACCAAGTTTGTATGATAGCTGAACGTTTGGCGAAATTGGGCAGCACGCTCAGTGCCGCAAGCAACCAATATAATCAAACGGTCACCGCATTAGTTGGACGCCAAGGGCTGGTTGGTAAAGTAGAACGCTTCCAGCAGCTATCGAGTAAAGCAAGCCAAGTGCTACCGCAAGTGGAATTGCTTGAAACTGATTGGGATACTACCCGTTTACAATTGATTGCCGAAAAACCCACCGAACAGGAACAATAA
- a CDS encoding PTS fructose transporter subunit EIIBC (phosphoenolpyruvate-dependent sugar phosphotransferase system; catalyzes the phosphorylation of incoming sugar substrates concomitant with their translocation across the cell membrane; IIB is phosphorylated by IIA and then transfers the phosphoryl group to the sugar; IIC forms the translocation channel) — MNISFIFPAPLGKARAFLVNEVLTAAAKQQGHNVVAVEQADFVVLFDEQVPVSVAGKQGAVVSLEQAFVQPEAVLQQAVSSSKTFANATEVAASQNTGVKNIVAVTACPTGVAHTFMSAEAIATYAQAQGWHVKVETRGQVGVGNLITPEEVAAADLVFVAADIDVDLSKFEGKPMYRTSTGLALKKTAQEFDNAFKQATVYTGGKSECKATVESRKGERKGVYKHLMTGVSHMLPLVVAGGLLIAISFMFGIEAFKDGSIASGLPKALMDIGGGAAFHLMIAVFAGYVAFSIADRPGLAVGLIGGMLATNAGAGILGGIIAGFLAGYVVKLLNDKIQLSPSLASLKPILILPLFGSLIVGLAMVYVINPPVATIMEALSNWLKSMGNINAILLGIILGVMMCTDMGGPVNKAAYTFSVGMLASNVNTPMAAAMAAGMVPPIGMAIATWIARNKFTTNQRDAGKASFVLGLCFISEGALPFVAADPVRVIATSILGGATAGALSLGLGISLQAPHGGLFVIPFVSDPLLYLGVVAVGSLVTGVCYAIIKPKV, encoded by the coding sequence ATGAACATTTCATTTATCTTCCCAGCACCGCTTGGCAAAGCGAGAGCGTTCCTTGTGAATGAAGTGCTAACCGCCGCTGCAAAACAGCAGGGGCATAATGTCGTTGCCGTTGAGCAAGCGGATTTTGTCGTGCTGTTTGATGAGCAGGTGCCAGTGAGTGTGGCAGGCAAACAAGGAGCTGTGGTGAGCCTTGAGCAGGCCTTTGTCCAGCCAGAAGCGGTGCTGCAACAAGCGGTCAGTTCCAGCAAAACTTTTGCAAATGCCACTGAAGTTGCCGCGAGCCAGAACACAGGCGTAAAGAATATCGTAGCGGTAACCGCTTGTCCAACGGGCGTGGCTCATACTTTTATGTCTGCCGAAGCGATTGCGACTTATGCACAGGCACAAGGCTGGCACGTGAAGGTAGAAACCCGTGGGCAAGTGGGCGTGGGCAATTTGATCACCCCTGAAGAAGTCGCTGCAGCAGATTTAGTCTTTGTAGCAGCGGATATTGATGTGGATTTGAGCAAATTTGAAGGTAAGCCGATGTATCGTACCTCCACAGGTTTAGCCCTGAAAAAAACCGCTCAAGAGTTTGACAACGCCTTCAAACAAGCCACTGTTTACACGGGCGGCAAAAGTGAATGCAAAGCGACTGTAGAAAGCCGCAAAGGCGAACGCAAAGGGGTGTATAAACACTTGATGACAGGCGTATCGCATATGTTGCCGTTGGTTGTGGCAGGCGGCTTGTTAATCGCCATTTCCTTTATGTTTGGCATTGAAGCCTTCAAAGACGGTTCTATCGCAAGCGGTTTACCGAAAGCCTTGATGGATATTGGCGGCGGTGCGGCGTTCCACTTGATGATTGCGGTGTTCGCAGGTTATGTGGCGTTCTCCATTGCCGATCGCCCAGGGTTAGCAGTCGGTTTGATTGGCGGAATGTTAGCGACTAACGCAGGTGCAGGAATTCTAGGCGGAATTATCGCTGGCTTCCTTGCGGGCTATGTCGTCAAATTATTGAACGACAAAATCCAGCTCTCGCCAAGCCTCGCCTCGCTTAAACCGATTTTGATTTTACCACTGTTTGGTAGCTTAATCGTTGGCTTGGCAATGGTTTATGTGATCAATCCGCCTGTGGCAACGATTATGGAAGCCTTGTCGAATTGGTTGAAATCAATGGGCAATATCAACGCTATTTTGCTTGGCATTATTTTAGGCGTGATGATGTGTACCGATATGGGCGGCCCAGTGAACAAAGCGGCATACACCTTCTCGGTGGGAATGTTAGCATCGAACGTCAATACCCCGATGGCAGCAGCAATGGCGGCGGGAATGGTGCCACCGATTGGTATGGCAATTGCCACTTGGATTGCTCGTAACAAATTCACCACCAACCAACGTGACGCAGGCAAAGCCTCGTTCGTGCTTGGCTTGTGCTTTATCTCCGAAGGGGCGTTACCCTTCGTGGCGGCAGACCCTGTGCGTGTGATTGCCACATCGATCCTAGGCGGTGCCACCGCAGGGGCACTTTCGCTTGGTCTCGGCATCAGCCTACAGGCTCCACACGGTGGTTTATTCGTCATTCCATTTGTGTCAGATCCGCTGCTTTACCTCGGCGTAGTTGCAGTCGGCTCACTGGTGACTGGCGTATGCTATGCGATAATTAAACCGAAAGTTTAA
- a CDS encoding cytochrome C biosynthesis protein, translating to MKLGKQAVTFGLFFAISAQAEMVDTFQFHSDAERVRAVALARSLRCPQCQNQNLVESNATQAYKLRLEVYEMVNQGKSNDEIVQIMTNRFGDFINYQPPVNRYTWLLWGLPFGLLVALLAAIGWRVARKKR from the coding sequence ATGAAACTCGGCAAACAAGCGGTGACTTTCGGGCTATTTTTTGCGATTTCCGCTCAAGCGGAGATGGTTGATACCTTTCAATTTCACTCTGATGCGGAGCGGGTGCGGGCGGTGGCGTTGGCGAGATCCTTACGTTGCCCGCAATGCCAAAATCAGAATTTGGTCGAATCGAATGCGACCCAAGCTTACAAGCTGCGGTTGGAAGTATATGAAATGGTCAATCAAGGCAAAAGCAACGATGAAATTGTGCAGATAATGACCAATCGTTTTGGCGATTTCATCAATTATCAACCGCCCGTGAATCGGTATACTTGGCTACTGTGGGGCTTGCCGTTTGGTTTGTTAGTAGCCTTGTTAGCGGCAATTGGCTGGCGTGTGGCAAGGAAAAAACGATGA
- a CDS encoding cytochrome C biogenesis protein — protein sequence MKREQLNADFYQQAVRFADNFANPDREEFLSETADRQAFEQKLLAKHHLQNASLKRPLVAGGLLLAVVLAVGSVFYWQTGRYQQVQQGERALQTFLQQKAEESSEQRNDRYIISLQNQLRQNANNGDLWFELGQAYSLNNDFDAAMVCYHNALTVLGRKAAVIGAMATAEYYRHKQKLSPQAKAWIDEALQLDPKESASLLLLASEAFLNNNPQQAREYWLQVLDGENQAIDRREIIQSIKMAEQMSQALDK from the coding sequence ATGAAACGAGAACAGTTAAACGCTGATTTCTATCAACAAGCGGTCAGATTTGCCGATAATTTTGCAAATCCTGATCGGGAAGAATTTCTCTCGGAAACTGCCGACCGCCAAGCCTTTGAGCAGAAATTGTTGGCAAAACACCATTTGCAAAATGCGTCGCTAAAACGACCGCTTGTTGCAGGTGGTTTATTATTGGCGGTGGTGCTGGCGGTGGGTTCCGTATTTTATTGGCAGACGGGGCGTTATCAACAAGTACAACAAGGCGAGCGGGCGTTGCAGACATTTTTGCAGCAAAAAGCGGAAGAAAGCAGTGAGCAACGCAACGATCGCTACATCATCAGCTTGCAAAATCAGCTCCGCCAAAACGCTAACAATGGCGATTTATGGTTTGAGTTGGGGCAAGCCTATTCGTTGAATAATGACTTTGATGCAGCGATGGTTTGTTACCACAACGCTTTAACGGTACTCGGGCGAAAAGCGGCAGTCATTGGGGCAATGGCGACCGCCGAGTATTATCGCCATAAACAGAAGCTCTCCCCTCAAGCGAAAGCGTGGATTGACGAAGCGTTGCAGCTTGATCCAAAAGAGAGTGCCAGTTTGTTGCTGCTCGCCTCCGAGGCGTTTTTGAATAACAATCCGCAACAGGCTCGTGAATATTGGTTGCAAGTTTTAGACGGGGAGAACCAAGCCATTGATCGCCGTGAGATTATTCAAAGTATTAAAATGGCAGAGCAAATGAGCCAAGCATTGGATAAGTAA